TCATATGTTTCTCCATTCAAAATCTGTAGCATaagaaaaattgtaattttatttttaaaatttcaaattgttttgaagctGTGAAGTACGTGGTACAAGGAAAATTTATACAGGCAGGACACACCTGTTGAGCTTCTAATAGTTGGATGGGATATGGTATTTGTGTTGCATTCATTCGATTATAAGTTTCCAAAAGCTGTTGCATACATGTCAAGCTTTATGCTCGAGGAATCCTTTTTTACGGTCTTCGTgataaaaatgattatttgaGGTACCTTGATTTTCAATCCGAGTTTTGGTTTGTGTCAATTTTCCCCTGCTTTAGCAATAATTCCCGGTTTGGATAACATCATAGAAACATAAAAAATCAACTGCACATGATTTCAGTACTAAATCCATTGCTCAAGGGTTGTTGACAAACCAAAGTAAGTTGAAATCTCAAACTTGCTTATATCAGCCGAAGCCTGGAAAGTGTTGAATGCCAAATGTTTTCCTAAACAAAATATTCTCATGGATAGAATAATATCATCTTTACAAAGTGGGGCAAGAAAAACGACAGGAActtgaaagaacaaaaagttACACAACGTCCATACTAGTAgtctttttattcaaaacactACTCAATAACCAATTTTAGCATGTCAAAATACTACTTTTTGTTACGCTTGGCAGCACGCCTTCCGTGACCCTTCTTGGGTGGTCCTTTTCCTCGACGCTTCAACATTTCAAGCTTGGATAATCGCCTAGAAAGATGCCAAGTAGAGATGCATCAGGAATATAGTCACCAAAAACTACTTACAGTTCTGATTATACAAATCATGAAACCATCACAAGCTATATTATGGTTGCTTAATGTAGCAAAGCAGTCATGATGAAACTACACTAGATCAAAAACTAGCCTGCAAGACTCAAATGAGAGGCAGAAAAGAAAGCTGTTCAAATTTCATAATAAGTATTCAGTTGCCTATGAAGCATGCCTCACTAAGAAGTTCACTCATTTGTACAGACAGAGCAGCCAACTATGGAAGTAACATTGTACTATTAATCTTCTGCTTCCATATTCTATGAATAAAATACTAAAGTGCTGACCTTCCATTATGTAATTTTCACAACTAAGGAAATATCATGATATTCTTCGGAATTTGCAAGTTCCGTATTGAAGAAATAATACAAcagcaaaacataaaaagcaGACATTCAGTAGACATtagagggagggaggggaaGAGAGTGTACTCTTGTTCTTCCATAGCCATGATTTTGGGGTCATCTTTCTTGATGTCATATGGGTACCACTGGGCGACTTTCTCACCAATCAACTTCTTGCGTAAAATCTTATGGGCAGATTTCTGGCCTGTTGGGTTAAGTATGTGCCCGAATATCCTCGCCCTAGCCTCAGTCACCCCAGTAGTGATTGCCGTGGACAACAGGCTCTTTAGACCACCAGTGGCCATCTCACTTCACCTCTCTAATTCAAAGAATACGCTTTCagtttttgacaaaaaaaacgCTTCCAAGACCAGCCACAAGGTGAAGTTTAAATCTTTCAGAGTTACAAAACAATGTCAGGCCATTTGAGACTACCCATATTGCAAattgacatttttttaaaacacctAGTGTGCAACTCAATCATCACCAGTGTCCTTGAcattttaccaaacacctcATGTGCAACTCAATCACCTACTGTGCTCATGCAAACAACAAAGCGCTATGTCAAAATCCCACACATCACTATGATATTTACTAGTTTTTTGGATTAAACAGTTATATGCAAACCATTCTCGTTATCAACTGAAACAGTACACacagagagagcgagagagagatacCTGAAAATAGGAAGGAATAGAGGCAGCTCGAGTTTGTCGCTCTTACGAGGAGAGCCTTATGTGCATAGGAATTTTGGGCCTCGGTTGGTTGGTTCCCTCTTTTAAGTTCTGAACCAAAAAGAAATGCCCATTTCCTTATTTAATTCTTTTCTAAATAGAGttttattatcattattattattataataaagtTCTTCTAATTTGACCACATCTAAGTTCAAGTTAGTAAGCATGGAGGGAATCACGGTCACTAACAACTTTAACCCAACATTTTGGAAGATCTAATTTTTCAAAGTGACTGATCCAGTAAATTTTTATTCCCTCCCAATTTTGTCAATTATTAGGGCCCCCTGAAAACGAGTATTTCTTCCGTGtgtcacaattttttttttcatcaccCTCAAGTAATTCACTCtttaatatttgaaatttgagttattttaTACATTGCGGTTGAGAATTTACTTTTGTCACATGAAACTAATCTATGTAACATGGCTTAGTCATTAAGCATGCAAATGGCCCACAGAGTTACATAAGAACTGGCACGTTAACAatggcctcattaaaaccaTCTTATGAAAATCACATAGAAAAACCTAAgaaagagtaccacacatgCTACATTTCTACGCCTTTGGTAATCTGCACATAAATTGAAAGAcccattaaaataaatataaataaaaaatttaataatataattagaatttgagaaggaaaaaaactcATAAGCAACTGACAAGTCTGGTCGTGTTTCTGAcccaagaaaagagaaaagggcttaggtttattgatttatacAAGAGtgcaatatataattataataataattctaaTTCTTTTGGGAATGGGTAGCGTATGGTTGTAGGAAATTTGGATGGTCAGTAGGGCCCATGTGGTAATATAGGTTTAGCTGAATACTACTTTTGGTTGCTGGATATGGCCCATATGGTAAAAGACTTTTAGCTTAGAGGAAATTGGGTTGCATACTAatactttgtttttataaaatttcattgGGACCAGTGACTGCACTAGTCTCCATGTGCCTCCACCATTGCACATGCACCAGACTAACCAATGAGTCtagacacaaaaaaacaaacacagaACAGTCACCTCTAAAACAATTCGACGAAACCAACAAATATAAGCTAAGATAACTCATCGAAAAAGCACACCAACGCCTCTCAAGTTCTGTCAAAGAAGGCCTCCTATGTaaatataggtttttttttacaaagcAAGATTTGTTCATCATGCAATGGGTTAGAACCAATGGAGCACCAAAATGAACAAACCACATTACCAAAACACAAGTAACAAACTTAAGCCAAGAGAAACTCATCTAAAGAGCACATCAACGCCTCtcaaattttgtgaaagaagGTCTCCTATGTAAACATAGTCCTTTGTACAACACGAGATTTGTTTATCATGCATTGGTTCAGAACCAATGGAACACCAAAACGAACAAAACACAAAGTAAAGAAAAACTACCATGGAGCTCCCATTCCAGCCTCTTATcctgaagaagaaaactgcAGGTGACTGAACGTTGGTCAGATGTCAGGCCCACAAATGTTCCAACCACACACTAATGGTGAGCCCTTAGAGACCCCTAGAGGCCGATCTTTTCTGCCTtatcgagagagagagaggggataAATTCCTAAGATTTTTGGCTTATTAAATCCTTTTACTCAAGTTGGGCCGAAACataattagagagagagagagagagagagagagagagaggataaATTCCTAAGACTTTTGGCTTATTAAATCCTTTTACTCAAGTTGGGCCGAAACATAATTATTTGGATGAAAGGGCCCAAATTCAAATACACCTCTAACTAAATAGCAAGGCTCttagtttattttatagtCTGGCTAAGAAATCATCCTTTGTCTAGGATTTTCAATGTTAGGCATAAAATGTGATTAGACCTAAAAGATATTTGGGAAATTAGATAGCATTATGCTCATTAAGAACTAAAATTCGCTTTCACCTCTTTAAATGTTTGATTCATGTATGTTGTAGCCTAAGATccaataatttgaaatttaaatgcaTGTTTCCTTCATCATggaccaaattttttttactataGTTGTTATCACACATATGGGAGAATATAAACTAGAGACATATCATCAATTCAAGTCAAATTATTGCATGGCTTTAGAAAAACATTCTTATTTGATTATAATAAGAATTCATTTCTTGGGTCAAGTTAtgataataaatcaaatatagCGATCATGATAATTTGTTAACCTGTTTAATAACACGTTTAACACTCGAACCTAACAAGACACCTTTATTAAATGAGTTGGGTTTGGAttgagcattcttgacacACATTTTGTATAACCTTATTATCTCTTTCTATAGTGTTTTTGAAACACTATTTTTTTGTACGATACGTAATcttgtcttttcttcttagTTTCAGGGTACAAAAATCTTTTAGACCACCGGATAGATTCATTTCCCACAATATAGAAATGCATTTCTATTTTCCGAATTCCATATGGATAGAAagtctccctttttttttgtattttaacaACTGAACATATACTTAGATAGAAGAATGTCTATGGAATATATTTCCTACATGAATATCAAATCATGAATGATGTGAATGGATGACTTGAATTCATACTGGCGATGAACATGGACAGTCTGGGATGAAGATGCATGATACATTTGAATCGTTAACCTAACAATATTGATCCCACTTGGCGGACGCCTCTGAGAGATGCCCTAAGTTTCTTTCCACACTCTCTGGGTCCATTAGAGGTTATATTCTGTTGAAAACACTGATGTATGTCCATTAATAAGATTATTTATGttatggaaatttcaatttcagcACAAGGTGCTAATTATTACTGTTGGAGATGGTTGAATAAGGAATCAGAATTATAAAGGAACAATTCCAAAATATACTGTTCGCTTGGTTAGAAATCCAAGCGCTATAACGAATCAGAATCAAATGCTTTCGTTATTATTTTGCCAGATAGAGAGCATCCTGGAAACATGGATGTGTTGATGAATATGTATGTCTCATATATGAGTTCAATCTTGGATTTacaatattcgaatatatttaagcagtatagccgcgcggatatacttttaaaaaatattaaataagtttaaatagtatagccgcaaggctacactatttaaatatttgaatgtGTTTAAGAAGTATAGCCATATTTAAACAATATAGCatcgcggctatactatatataatattgaaatatatatttaaacaatatagccatttcttcttcttctatagAGCCacctaaaaagaaaagaaaaactgtaAGTGTTCCATTCCGTGCCTTCACGCATTCAAAGCATTATGTAATTTGGTTGATAAGTAGGCTCCCTAATATGACCAAGGCAAAGGAAAGTAGAATTTGATCACAGTTTTAGGGGGCACTACAGGCGTAGAACTTGATTGGACTCAAAAACtagtttgaaattttgttactCATAATAGCTCCATGTACCAAGTTCCTTTGTAAGTATGGCACATGCAGTACATCAAGGAGGGTTAGTTTCTTTCCATAGGTGAATTTCAGGATcactttttcctttctaacaACAACAGATGCAGATGCGTTTCCCATAAACGTTGTTCACCTCCATGTATCTCTAGGTAAGTAAGAAATGCATTCTTATCACCACAGATATGGCAGGTGGCTCCAATATCAATCAACCattcattttcattagaaAACATGTTGGTCTCTAACATTATTGCAGCCAAGTTTTCTTCAGTCACATTGGCCTGATTGTTTCTAGGTCTGTTGTTGTTTGGATTTGCAAGGTTCTGATCTCTTCTATGCCTACAATATTGAGCTCTATGGCTCGCTTTCCCACAAATCCAGCATGCTCCTTTAATCTTTTTGAAGTATTTCCCTTTTGCTCTAGGAATAaagttcttcttgttctttttattgGAATTGGGTTATGGCTGTGATGAGTTTCCCTAAATTATGTTTTCCTTGGGTTCCATGTTTGAAACCAAATTCTTGTTCTCACTTATTTTGTTATCCTCCTAAATTCGAAGCCTTATAATGAGATCTTCCATACTCATCTCCTTTCTCTTGTGTTTCAGATAACTCTTAAAATCTTTCTAATTTGTTGGAAGTTTTTCGATTAAAGATGCCACATAGAAAGATTCATTGATCTCATGCCTTCAGCAAGAATCTCATGGATAATTTTTTCCaagttttcaacttgtttGACGAGTTTAGAATCTACCATCTTGAAGTCCATAAATCTACCTACAACAAATTTCTTGGATCATGCATATTTAGTTTTATACTTTTTCTCAAGAGATTTCTAAACTTCTTTAGTCGTCTTGAACACTGCATAAACATCATACAGTGTATCATCCAGCCCATTCAAGATATAGTTCCTGCACAGAAAATTAGATTGTGTCCATGCATCAATTGCAGCCACAGTCTCTTTGGTTGTAAGATTCTCATTCGACATAAGGGCATCATGTCTCATAATATAGGCTACGTTTAATGTTGTCAGATAGATCAACATCTTATGTTGCCAACATTTGAAGTTAGTACTCTTGAATTTATCAGGCTTTTTGGCATGAGAGGTTTTACTTCCTGATTGTTCCATGTTACTGTCCAAAGATTGTTGGAAAACAATCATCAATTAACCAAATAACAGaataaaaacaacacaaaatatattatatatatcaacaaatcaaattaatACACTAGAGTTCAATACGACAGTAGAATTATGCAGAAACAACTAACTTAGTTGGGTGATAAACTCCTGCAGAGTTTCAATGtcctttaaaaatatttctccTCTACTTGTGCTTTTATTTCGATAGGAGATTGCCCACcatgagagaaatcagctatgagagaaagcagttaggcgtttggtaaaatttttgttaaaagtatTGTTAGTATTGATTTccgcataatcagaaaatgattgcggcataatcattaaacccatcGACTCTTCAaaactgattcctgcataatcaaaaaatgaaagcatctcattagctgctttcccttatagctttctctcacagcaatttttaacaataagtgattttctcacagtttaccaaacggattgggttttccaaaattttaaaaaaatcacttatcaccccaaataaaCAATGTCAAACGAGCACTAAGAACAGTGTCTTTGATTTCTGGCGAACAATGATATGCTTTTCTCCCATAAAGTGATTATTTGTGGAGAAGTGATAATATGATTCCAAAATTCTATATCTTTCTGACTTGAACGAATTGTCTATTATATAGAGGTAAGATACCTCTTCATAGCCCTTGTTGTGtgtctcaactttccaatgtgggacatTTTCACCTGCACATTCTCACATGTCCCAGTGACGTGTGGCCGTTGAAATTTCACACGTGGACAAGCTCTAagaccatgaaggaagttgagattCCACCCCAAAAACCCAATCTAAAGTTGAAGCCCCACTTCCTATTTAGTGTTTCAAGTGAGTGGGTGCTTATAAATGATGTGTGGACTCTTCCAATGTGGGAcagaataaaattatttttctgtaCAAACTCTTAACACATTATAGCACTTTAATAGTATTAACGAAATGGAAAAGGATCTTTGATAGCACTTCAAAAATGCTAGGTATAGTTTGGGGTTTTAATTATAGCCGTTTTGTTTATATCTTTCTATAGCGTTTTTGAAACACTATCTATGCGGAGTTGTGGTTTGTATGATACGTAACCTTGCCTTGCCTTTTCTTCTTAGTTTCAGAGCACAAAAATCTTTTAGACGACCGGATAGATTCATTTCCCACCGTATAGAAATGCATTTCTATTTTCCAAATTCCTTAAGGATAAACTGAACATATACTCAAATAG
The window above is part of the Prunus dulcis chromosome 1, ALMONDv2, whole genome shotgun sequence genome. Proteins encoded here:
- the LOC117614638 gene encoding 28S ribosomal protein S33, mitochondrial, whose product is MATGGLKSLLSTAITTGVTEARARIFGHILNPTGQKSAHKILRKKLIGEKVAQWYPYDIKKDDPKIMAMEEQERLSKLEMLKRRGKGPPKKGHGRRAAKRNKK